In one window of Gossypium hirsutum isolate 1008001.06 chromosome A01, Gossypium_hirsutum_v2.1, whole genome shotgun sequence DNA:
- the LOC107917227 gene encoding receptor kinase-like protein Xa21, giving the protein MLVRCQNSKAELPIQENLPPLPEWRRISYHDLAQAADGFSQSNLLGVESFGSVYKGTLSTGMTIAVKVFHVNQDRAFKSFDIECEVLRNIRHRNLVKIINSCSNVEFKALELEFMPNRSLEKWLYSQNHFLNVLQRLNIVIDIALAVEYLHHDHSLSVVHCDIKPNNILLETEMVAHLGDFGIAKLLGEEDAMIQTKTLATIGCIIWIRRDCFYKSDVYSFGIPVMETFTRKKRTDDMFGEEMNLKRWVKESLPSYYLVDVVDSKLLNTREREGLAAKDCKLFILQLALECSAEVAEERTDMEEVVARLKKIKTMYLHGTEQV; this is encoded by the exons ATGCTGGTACGCTG TCAAAATTCGAAAGCTGAACTACCAATTCAAGAAAATTTGCCACCGTTACCTGAATGGAGAAGAATTTCTTACCATGACCTTGCTCAAGCTGCTGATGGATTTTCCCAAAGCAATCTACTTGGGGTAGAGAGTTTCGGGTCAGTATACAAAGGAACTCTTTCAACTGGGATGACCATAGCAGTAAAAGTGTTCCATGTAAATCAAGATAGAGCCTTTAAAAGCTTTGATATCGAGTGTGAGGTACTTCGCAACATTCGTCATCGGAATCTGGTTAAAATCATTAATAGTTGCTCTAATGTTGAATTTAAAGCTTTGGAACTTGAGTTCATGCCTAATAGAAGCTTGGAGAAGTGGCTATATTCTCAAAACCATTTTCTGAATGTTTTGCAAAGGTTGAATATAGTGATAGACATTGCATTGGCAGTGGAATATCTCCACCATGATCATTCCCTTTCCGTGGTTCATTGCGATATAAAGCCAAACAATATCCTGCTAGAAACAGAAATGGTAGCGCATTTGGGTGATTTTGGCATTGCAAAACTCTTAGGCGAGGAAGATGCAATGATACAAACAAAGACACTAGCAACTATTGGATGCAT AATATGGATCAGAAGGGATTGTTTCTACAAAAGTGATGTGTATAGTTTCGGGATTCCTGTCATGGAAACTTTCACAAGAAAGAAGCGGACGGATGATATGTTTGGGGAAGAAATGAACTTGAAACGTTGGGTGAAAGAATCATTACCATCTTATTACTTAGTTGATGTGGTAGACAGTAAGCTTCTAAATACAAGAGAAAGAGAAGGGTTAGCAGCAAAGGATTGTAAATTATTCATTTTGCAATTAGCTCTGGAATGTTCAGCAGAGGTAGCAGAGGAAAGGACTGATATGGAAGAAGTTGTTGCAAGGTTGAAGAAAATCAAAACCATGTACTTGCATGGAACTGAacaagtttaa
- the LOC107917228 gene encoding probable LRR receptor-like serine/threonine-protein kinase At3g47570, producing MGKSHFMLSLVLVILFLNFVRSFSMESPNITTDRLALLALKSHVTSDPKRFLATNWSTNTSVCNWFGVTCGSKNLRVTVLNLTGMVLVGTIPSHLGNLSFLTRLNIMNNSFQGLLPNHLANLHRLKFINLGNNKFGGEIPSWFGSFTRLQNLYLFGNNFTGLIPSSLCHLPKLESLNLGNNNLRGQIPVKIGNLSTLKSLHLGTNQLSGQIPGTIGDLLNLERLRFSENNLTGPVPSSIGNLTFLSYIDFSSNSLSGALPFQIGNLQNLEILSLGNNSFSGSIPPPIFNISTALMIWLGFNQLSGQLPSTAGLGLPKLEGLYLELNELSGPIPTFISNASNLIFLQLTNNSFSGTVPDTFGNLKYLQRLDLGHNNLSSKPSSPVLSFLSSLTSCKSLEVLIFDDNPLITGELPVSVGNLSASLTLFYASHCNIKGSIPGEIGNLSKLFWLGLDHNDFTGTIPATLGSLRELQDVDLGSNKLEGSIPSELCHLERLAYLTLTDNKLFGPIPECLGDMVSLRNLFLGSNNFTSIPSTLTRLDGILFLELSSNSLNGSLPTDIGNWKSVTNLNLSDNQFSGAISSSIADLMHLTHLSLSGNMLQGSIPASFDELISLEYLDLSRNNLSGMIPKSLEKLQNLKHFNVSFNRLQGEIPSRGLFGNYSSQSFIGNEDLCGPSRLQVPPCKTDPSKSANLLKYILPAIGSVILVSFAVFILLRSRNTKTELPIQENLPPLPEWRRISYHDLAQATDGFSDSNLLGVGSFGSVYKGTLSTGMTIAVKVFHVNQDRAFKSFDIECEVLRNIRHRNLVKIISSCSNVEFKALVLEFMSNGSLEKWLYSDNHFLNVLQRLNIVIDIVLALEYLHHGHTLPVVHCDIKPNNILLDTDMIAHLGDFGIAKLLGEEDAMIQTKTLATIGYMSPGNVYRLVLAFKLFFKFIMDLNYFLIQNMDQKELFLQKVMCIVSGFL from the exons ATGGGAAAATCTCACTTTATGCTGTCTCTTGTACTTgtgattttgtttctaaattttgTTCGTTCTTTTTCCATGGAATCACCCAACATCACCACAGACCGGTTAGCTCTTCTTGCATTGAAATCTCATGTAACTTCTGATCCAAAACGTTTTTTAGCAACCAATTGGTCTACTAACACATCTGTCTGCAATTGGTTTGGCGTCACTTGCGGATCCAAGAACCTTAGGGTCACAGTTTTGAATCTTACAGGCATGGTTCTGGTAGGCACCATACCATCACACTTGGGAAATCTATCCTTCCTCACCAGACTCAACATTATGAACAATAGTTTTCAAGGCTTATTACCCAACCATTTGGCTAATTTGCATCGGTTGAAGTTCATAAACTTGGGTAACAACAAATTCGGTGGAGAAATCCCATCATGGTTCGGTTCCTTCACTCGACTTCAAAACTTGTATCTATTCGGAAACAACTTCACTGGTTTAATCCCATCATCTTTGTGCCATTTACCAAAGCTAGAGTCTTTGAATTTGGGAAACAACAATCTGAGAGGGCAGATTCCTGTCAAGATTGGAAACCTTTCCACCTTGAAGAGTTTGCATTTGGGAACCAACCAGCTTTCAG GTCAAATCCCTGGAACAATTGGTGACCTTCTGAACTTAGAGAGGCTTCGCTTTTCAGAAAACAACTTAACAGGGCCTGTGCCTTCAAGCATTGGGAACTTGACATTTCTGAGTTACATTGATTTTTCCTCTAATAGCTTGTCAG GTGCACTTCCATTTCAGATTGGAAACTTACAGAATCTTGAAATCTTATCCTTGGGAAATAATAGTTTCTCTGGTTCCATCCCTCCTCCAATCTTTAACATATCGACAGCATTGATGATTTGGCTTGGTTTCAATCAACTCTCAGGCCAGCTTCCATCAACAGCAGGCCTTGGACTTCCAAAACTAGAAGGACTTTATCTTGAGCTAAATGAACTAAGTGGACCAATCCCAACCTTTATCTCCAACGCCTCTAATCTTATTTTTCTTCAACTAACGAATAATTCTTTTTCTGGAACTGTTCCGGATACGTTTGGCAATCTAAAATATTTGCAACGGTTGGACTTAGGGCATAACAACTTAAGTAGCAAACCTTCTTCCCCTGTATTGAGCTTTCTCTCATCATTGACAAGCTGTAAAAGCTTGGaagttttgatatttgatgataACCCTTTGATCACTGGTGAACTTCCAGTTTCTGTGGGGAATTTATCTGCTTCTCTAACTCTTTTCTATGCTTCTCATTGCAACATTAAGGGCAGCATCCCCGGTGAAATCGGAAACTTAAgcaaattgttttggttaggccTTGACCACAATGACTTCACTGGAACAATACCTGCAACACTTGGAAGCTTGAGAGAGTTGCAAGATGTTGATCTTGGGAGTAACAAGCTTGAAGGAAGCATTCCGTCCGAGTTATGTCATCTTGAAAGGTTGGCTTACTTAACTCTCACTGACAACAAACTATTTGGACCAATACCAGAATGCTTAGGTGATATGGTTTCTCTTAGGAATCTTTTCTTAGGCTCCAATAATTTTACCTCAATCCCATCAACCTTGACAAGACTCGACGGCATCTTGTTCCTAGAGTTATCTTCGAATTCACTGAATGGATCACTCCCAACTGATATCGGGAACTGGAAGTCTGTGACCAATTTGAATTTGTCAGATAATCAGTTCTCAGGTGCTATCTCAAGCAGCATTGCTGATCTCATGCATCTAACTCATCTCTCGTTATCTGGTAATATGTTGCAGGGTTCTATTCCTGCATCATTTGATGAGTTGATAAGTTTGGAATACTTGGATCTGTCTAGGAATAACCTTTCAGGAATGATCCCCAAGTCCTTAGAGAAACTCCAAAATCTCAAACATTTCAATGTCTCTTTCAATAGACTACAAGGGGAAATTCCTAGCAGAGGATTATTTGGAAACTACTCGAGCCAATCATTTATAGGCAATGAAGACTTGTGCGGTCCATCTCGACTTCAAGTCCCACCTTGCAAAACTGATCCCTCCAAGAGTGCcaatcttttaaaatatattctacCTGCAATTGGCTCGGTCATATTAGTATCGTTCGCGGTTTTCATTCTTTTACGAAGTCGAAATACGAAAACTGAACTACCAATTCAAGAAAATTTGCCACCGTTACCTGAATGGAGAAGAATTTCTTACCATGACCTTGCTCAAGCTACTGATGGATTTTCTGATAGCAATCTACTTGGGGTAGGGAGTTTCGGGTCAGTATACAAAGGAACTCTCTCAACTGGGATGACCATTGCAGTAAAAGTGTTCCATGTAAATCAAGATAGAGCCTTTAAAAGCTTTGATATTGAATGTGAGGTACTACGCAACATTCGTCATCGGAATTTGGTTAAAATCATTAGTAGCTGCTCTAATGTTGAATTTAAAGCTTTGGTACTTGAGTTCATGTCTAATGGAAGCTTGGAGAAGTGGCTATATTCTGACAACCATTTTCTGAATGTTTTGCAAAGGTTGAATATAGTGATAGACATTGTATTGGCATTGGAATATCTCCACCATGGTCATACCCTACCAGTGGTTCATTGTGATATAAAGCCAAACAATATCCTGCTAGATACAGATATGATAGCGCATTTGGGTGATTTTGGCATTGCAAAACTCTTAGGCGAGGAAGATGCAATGATACAAACAAAGACACTAGCAACTATTGGATACATGTCACCAGGTAATGTATATAGACTTGTGCTTGCCTTcaaattattctttaaatttataatggatttaaattattttcttatacAGAATATGGATCAGAAGGAATTGTTTCTACAAAAGGTGATGTGTATAGTTTCGGGATTCTTGTAA
- the LOC107918228 gene encoding protein SEEDLING PLASTID DEVELOPMENT 1 — protein MFCYSLFHHSPPLITKWKPQLLFFKPNFNSQFSPLNFYPNQNFPHFFTKSISGYPIKSPAFSSSSLEDEFDVELGRLLSLLPEEMRRRISEHEELRELIEVVMDIGRKPLARFPSGDFVLSDCPITVQDIEHATSQVGDFAIDNRAGISRTLHRISAIRNRKGTIIGLTCRVGRAISGSADLLRDLVQDGASLLLIGPPGVGKTTIIRDIARMLANDYKKRVMIVDTSNEIGGDGDIPHAGIGCARRMQVPDSDMQHKVLIEAVENHMPQVIVIDEIGTKLEAMAACTIAQRGIQLVATAHGVTIENLIMNPSLDILIGGIQSVTLGDEEANRRGVQKTVLERKGPSTFSCGVEIVSKTELRVHCCLEATVDAVLAGRFPRIEIRKMNSQGLEESSQTFTDISSDKEDLVITGDLSETSYENSIGNHFPSDLSSNMADDSTEDRDLLRMYVYGIQEASVIQGLKKLKMDAAVQLTDNISEAGVLFALLSKLRKNSGIQAAAKSHKIAVYVAKTSSSMQITKALEALKDDYPYGLKNPGSENDMNILEKVDALEEARIAIEQVAIPKEEPVELLPRPPQIISLQTELIEKYQLQSENIGKGSDVRLRILQFKLVKDEDKSSDEDANANDFENFEPYGANGSPHGVERLPLLPD, from the exons ATGTTTTGTTATTCTTTGTTTCACCATTCACCTCCTTTAATCACCAAATGGAAACCACAGCTTTTGTTCTTTAAACCCAACTTCAATTCCCAGTTTTCCCCTCTTAATTTCTACCCAAACCAAAACTTTCCTCACTTTTTCACCAAAAGTATTTCTGGGTATCCAATAAAATCCCctgctttttcttcttcttctttggagGATGAGTTCGACGTGGAATTAGGCCGTCTTTTGTCTTTGTTGCCAGAGGAGATGAGAAGGAGAATCAGTGAACATGAAGAGTTAAGAGAGTTGATTGAAGTGGTTATGGATATAGGGAGGAAACCTTTGGCTAGGTTCCCTTCAGGGGATTTTGTATTATCTGATTGTCCAATCACGGTTCAAGATATCGAGCATGCTACTTCTCAG GTTGGGGACTTTGCCATCGATAATCGAGCAGGCATCAGCCGAACATTGCATCGTATTAGTGCAATCAGGAATCGAAAAGGCACAATTATTGGTTTAACTTGTCGTGTTGGTCGTGCAATATCAGGCAGTGCTGATTTATTGAGAGATTTAGTTCAAGATGGGGCTTCTTTACTGCTCATTGGTCCTCCGGGGGTGGGAAAAACAACAATCATTAG GGATATAGCGAGGATGCTTGCAAATGATTACAAGAAACGTGTGATGATTGTTGACACCTCCAATGAGATAGGTGGGGATGGTGATATACCGCATGCTGGAATTGGTTGTGCACGGAGAATGCAAGTCCCTGACTCTGATATGCAACATAAG GTATTGATAGAAGCAGTTGAAAATCATATGCCACAAGTTATCGTGATTGATGAAATTGGGACAAAACTGGAGGCAATGGCCGCATGCACAATTGCACAACGTGGAATTCAGCTAGTTGCCACTGCTCATGGAGTAACCATTGAGAATTTGATTATGAATCCTTCTTTGGATATCCTTATTGGTGGAATACAG AGTGTGACTCTAGGGGATGAAGAAGCGAACCGTAGGGGTGTCCAGAAGACTGTGCTGGAGAGGAAAGGACCATCGACATTTAGTTGTGGTGTAGAGATTGTTTCTAAGACTGAGTTACGTGTTCACTGTTGCCTTGAAGCAACAGTTGATGCTGTTCTTGCAG GTCGTTTTCCACGCATTGAGATCCGCAAGATGAACTCTCAGGGGCTGGAAGAGAGCTCACAGACTTTTACTGACATCAGCTCTGACAAAGAGGATTTAGTAATCACTGGAGATCTTTCAGAGACTAGTTACGAGAATAGTATCGGTAACCATTTCCCTTCTGATCTTTCTTCAAACATGGCTGACGATTCAACGGAAGACAGGGATTTACTTCGTATGTATGTCTATGGG ATCCAGGAGGCAAGTGTGATACAAGGACTTAAGAAGTTAAAGATGGATGCTGCAGTTCAATTAACTGATAATATAAGTGAGGCAGGTGTGCTGTTTGCTCTGCTTTCGAAGCTCCGAAAGAACTCTGGGATTCAGGCTGCAGCTAAATCTCATAAGATAGCTGTCTATGTGGCGAAG ACAAGCTCTTCGATGCAGATTACAAAGGCCTTAGAGGCATTAAAAGATGATTATCCCTACGGGTTGAAGAACCCTGGATCAGAAAATGATATGAATATTTTGGAGAAGGTTGATGCCTTAGAG GAGGCAAGAATAGCCATCGAACAGGTAGCAATCCCAAAAGAGGAACCTGTGGAACTACTTCCAAGGCCACCCCAGATTATATCTCTACAAACAGAGCTCATTGAGAAATACCAACTACAATCAGAGAATATCGGCAAAGGTTCAGATGTACGCTTACGCATCCTCCAATTTAAACTGGTAAAAGATGAGGACAAAAGCTCCGATGAAGATGCCAATGCgaatgattttgaaaatttcgaGCCCTACGGTGCAAATGGTTCTCCTCACGGTGTGGAGAGGTTACCTCTTCTGCCGGATTAG